From a region of the Halomonas sp. HL-93 genome:
- a CDS encoding bactofilin family protein: MFSKAKSTAAHQSATATEEKIPYPEQKSLPTASRQSTSVIGSNTQVHGDINSDEDITIEGQITGVVTCKQHTVTLGSNGSLNGDAYAHTLRISGSVEGNLVALHKVTVHDGANVTGTITTPCLVLEDGSVFHGSIDMNPDNDVFASVFTSQQLKGGSGKAKSDHNRADTQSTSLPVNDGYGSEKTDSL, translated from the coding sequence ATGTTCAGTAAAGCTAAATCCACTGCCGCGCATCAAAGCGCGACCGCCACTGAAGAAAAAATACCGTATCCCGAGCAAAAAAGCCTGCCCACAGCGTCACGGCAAAGCACGTCGGTGATTGGTAGCAATACCCAGGTCCATGGTGACATTAATAGCGACGAAGACATTACCATCGAAGGGCAGATCACCGGCGTCGTGACCTGCAAACAACACACCGTGACACTTGGCAGCAACGGCAGCCTAAATGGCGATGCCTATGCGCATACCCTGCGCATTTCGGGTAGCGTAGAAGGCAACTTGGTTGCCCTGCATAAAGTAACGGTTCATGACGGGGCGAATGTGACGGGCACCATTACGACACCATGTCTCGTTCTGGAAGACGGCAGCGTTTTCCATGGCAGCATTGATATGAACCCCGATAACGACGTTTTCGCCAGCGTTTTTACATCGCAGCAGCTAAAGGGCGGGAGCGGGAAGGCTAAAAGCGACCACAACCGCGCTGATACGCAAAGTACCAGTCTCCCGGTTAACGACGGCTATGGAAGCGAAAAAACCGACTCACTTTAG
- the lrp gene encoding leucine-responsive transcriptional regulator Lrp has translation MKAKNKTLDRIDLKILRCLQENARISYVDLATEVGLSTTPCLERVKRLEKAGIIRGYQAILDPQALKANLLVFVEISLETQSPAVFDEFRRAVEKLPQIQECHLVSGQFDYILKCRIPEMSAYRQLLGDVVLTLPGVKESKSYVVMEEVKESFSLHVPKFEEFEEK, from the coding sequence ATGAAAGCAAAAAATAAAACGCTGGACCGTATCGATTTAAAAATTCTGCGCTGCCTGCAGGAAAACGCGCGAATTTCATACGTGGATTTAGCCACCGAGGTGGGCCTTTCCACTACGCCTTGCCTAGAGCGGGTTAAACGCTTGGAAAAAGCAGGGATTATTCGCGGCTATCAGGCGATACTCGACCCTCAGGCGCTCAAAGCCAACTTACTGGTGTTTGTCGAGATTAGCCTGGAAACCCAGTCGCCTGCCGTTTTCGATGAATTCAGGCGCGCGGTGGAAAAGCTGCCGCAAATTCAGGAATGTCACTTGGTGTCGGGGCAGTTTGATTACATTCTAAAGTGTCGTATCCCGGAAATGTCGGCGTATCGTCAGCTGCTCGGCGATGTCGTCTTGACCTTGCCCGGTGTCAAAGAGTCGAAAAGCTACGTGGTCATGGAGGAGGTTAAAGAGAGCTTTAGCCTGCATGTGCCCAAGTTTGAGGAATTCGAGGAAAAGTAG
- a CDS encoding HesA/MoeB/ThiF family protein, with amino-acid sequence MMDDPTLLRYSRQIMLPEVDIGGQQRLIDSHALIIGAGGLGSPAALYLAAAGVGHITLVDADSVELSNLQRQIAHQQTSLGQNKAASAKASMQALNPQCRVSVVADHADGKQLERLAATADVVLDCTDRFSSRYAINVATQKAKVPLVSGAAIRFSGQLAVFDPRVPDAPCYACLYPPDGQGDEALSCAESGVMAPLVGIIGCFQAVEAFKLLSGAGKAHQGLSHFDALSGHWRHFNLPRDPACPVCAP; translated from the coding sequence ATGATGGACGACCCCACGCTGCTTCGTTACAGCCGTCAAATTATGTTACCGGAAGTAGATATCGGCGGTCAGCAGCGGCTGATCGATAGCCATGCGCTGATTATCGGGGCCGGTGGCTTGGGGTCACCTGCGGCACTGTATTTAGCGGCGGCGGGGGTTGGGCATATTACGCTGGTAGATGCAGACAGTGTTGAGCTGTCCAACTTGCAGCGTCAAATTGCCCACCAACAGACGAGCCTAGGTCAAAACAAAGCCGCTTCGGCGAAGGCCAGCATGCAGGCGCTCAATCCCCAGTGCCGTGTGAGTGTTGTGGCTGACCACGCTGACGGGAAGCAACTTGAGCGTTTGGCGGCCACCGCCGATGTGGTGCTCGACTGTACAGACCGTTTCTCTAGCCGCTACGCGATTAATGTCGCCACGCAAAAAGCCAAGGTGCCGTTGGTATCCGGTGCAGCCATCCGTTTTTCTGGTCAGTTGGCGGTGTTTGATCCTCGCGTGCCCGATGCGCCCTGTTACGCCTGTTTGTATCCCCCTGATGGACAAGGTGATGAGGCGCTAAGCTGCGCGGAAAGTGGCGTCATGGCACCGTTGGTCGGCATTATCGGCTGTTTTCAAGCGGTGGAGGCGTTCAAGCTGCTGAGCGGGGCAGGCAAGGCGCATCAGGGGCTATCACACTTCGACGCGCTAAGCGGACACTGGCGGCATTTTAATCTGCCGAGAGACCCTGCTTGCCCTGTGTGCGCGCCCTAA
- a CDS encoding bactofilin family protein, producing MGIETWLILLGVAVMTMIILDGKRKKLKKRTGTRHNTSGLNTLTDAVALSGAGDILPLAESLNVSESRGEPSQYDGAKSFEDRREGSHLGVATQIAGKVIAHESVSIKGRVVGAVIAKNQLIQLSPSSIVCADLEGGHICIGGHLDGDIHASDRLTLMPSATVRGTMSTNRFECHSGASVNGTVARQRMDDSTQKNAR from the coding sequence ATGGGTATTGAAACATGGCTGATTTTGCTGGGTGTTGCAGTAATGACGATGATCATTCTGGATGGTAAGCGTAAAAAGTTAAAAAAACGGACAGGGACCCGCCATAACACCTCAGGCCTGAACACCTTGACCGATGCCGTTGCGTTGTCTGGGGCTGGCGATATATTGCCGCTGGCCGAATCGCTCAATGTATCCGAGTCGCGTGGCGAGCCTTCGCAATATGACGGCGCTAAGTCGTTTGAAGATCGCAGAGAAGGAAGTCACCTGGGCGTCGCAACGCAAATAGCCGGAAAAGTCATTGCCCATGAGAGCGTGTCGATCAAGGGGCGCGTTGTGGGCGCCGTTATTGCTAAAAATCAACTGATTCAACTGAGCCCCAGCAGCATTGTTTGTGCTGATCTGGAGGGCGGGCATATCTGTATAGGTGGCCACCTAGACGGTGATATCCATGCAAGTGATAGATTGACATTGATGCCCAGTGCTACCGTTCGGGGGACGATGTCAACTAATCGCTTTGAGTGTCATTCAGGTGCAAGCGTTAATGGCACCGTGGCACGACAACGAATGGATGATTCCACACAAAAAAACGCCCGCTAG